The following proteins are encoded in a genomic region of Porphyrobacter sp. CACIAM 03H1:
- the glnE gene encoding bifunctional [glutamate--ammonia ligase]-adenylyl-L-tyrosine phosphorylase/[glutamate--ammonia-ligase] adenylyltransferase: MGENRPDWESALARARAHAPFLARALDRQPELAALLAAGDGSRALAWARAQGEEPDAEVALRRERLALAAALAVGDLAGAFPLAQVVGELTAFADRALDRAIRTAIAERCDADSAEGFIALALGKQGAGELNYSSDIDPILLFDRARLPRRASDDPGEAAQRYARRVVALLSANTPEGYALRVDLRLRPASEVSPLAVPVGAALTHYQGAALAWERAAFTRARAAAGDIAAGEAFLDEIRPFVWRGQLDFGAIEEIRALTHRIRHSHEGPPAPGPGFDVKRGRGGIREIEFYAQTHQLIHGGRDASLRVRGTRAALDALARAGWIAPENAVTLGEAYDRLRQIEHRLQMVNDRQTHALPEGEALDNVARLDGLADGAALVAELTELTARTGRIYEELIGRSDPAPAPVAMPVSALAHNLAEWGFPEPDTLAERIETWRDGRHAAIRSPQAVEAWDRLAPALLEAIAKSDDPMRAITRWERIIESVPSAITTFRLLDARPDLTRRLVAALTLAPVLSDELARKPELLDTLIDKDALELPGEVPAIMARMKGAAVRDDYEALLDAIRVVTGEIRFALGIQLIEGLADPLAIARALSRTAEAALRLATSGTVVEFGIKHGRIPGSELLILGLGRLGGGALTHASDLDIVYLFTGDFSAQSDGPRPLGGTIYYNRLASRVSAALSVPTAQGALYEVDTRLRPQGNQGPLAVSCEAFGKYQREAAWTWEHMALARARVLYGSDAARAELEAVLAEVLHAPRDMVALREAVLGMRAEMAKHKQPGGPVDAKLTRGGLVDIEFLVHYLQLKGETADGRPLAETCAQALSPDLEQALAGLAAAGLLPADLAGPHALMSRMLVAGRLLAPDGREPPPSGARALARACGCDSYADLEEAFARARLRVAEVWKQIFGTDILASEQENPA, translated from the coding sequence ATGGGAGAGAACCGGCCTGATTGGGAAAGCGCGCTTGCCCGCGCCCGCGCCCACGCGCCCTTCCTCGCGCGCGCGCTCGACCGCCAGCCGGAACTGGCCGCGCTGCTGGCGGCGGGGGACGGCTCCCGGGCGCTCGCATGGGCGCGGGCGCAGGGCGAGGAACCCGACGCCGAGGTCGCGCTGCGCCGCGAGCGGCTGGCGCTCGCCGCCGCGCTGGCGGTGGGCGATCTCGCGGGCGCCTTCCCGCTGGCGCAGGTGGTGGGCGAACTCACCGCCTTCGCCGATCGCGCCCTCGACCGCGCGATCCGCACCGCCATCGCCGAACGCTGCGATGCCGACTCTGCGGAGGGCTTCATCGCCCTCGCGCTCGGCAAGCAGGGGGCGGGCGAGCTCAACTATTCCTCCGACATCGACCCGATCCTGCTGTTCGACCGCGCCCGCCTGCCGCGCCGCGCCAGCGACGATCCGGGCGAGGCGGCGCAACGATACGCGCGCCGCGTGGTCGCGCTGCTCTCGGCCAATACGCCCGAGGGCTATGCCCTGCGCGTCGACCTGCGCCTCAGGCCCGCGAGCGAGGTCAGCCCGCTCGCCGTGCCGGTGGGCGCGGCGCTCACCCATTACCAGGGCGCGGCGCTGGCGTGGGAGCGTGCCGCCTTCACCCGCGCCCGCGCGGCGGCGGGCGACATCGCGGCGGGCGAGGCCTTCCTCGACGAGATCCGCCCCTTCGTTTGGCGCGGCCAGCTCGATTTCGGCGCGATCGAGGAGATCCGCGCCCTCACCCACCGCATCCGCCACAGCCACGAAGGCCCGCCCGCCCCCGGGCCCGGCTTCGACGTCAAGCGCGGGCGCGGCGGGATCCGCGAGATCGAGTTCTACGCCCAGACGCACCAGCTGATCCACGGCGGGCGCGACGCCTCGCTGCGCGTGCGCGGCACCCGCGCCGCGCTCGATGCGCTGGCCCGCGCGGGGTGGATCGCTCCGGAGAACGCGGTCACGCTGGGCGAGGCCTACGACCGCCTGCGCCAGATCGAGCACCGCTTGCAGATGGTGAACGACCGCCAGACCCATGCCCTGCCCGAGGGGGAGGCGCTGGACAATGTCGCGCGGCTCGACGGGCTGGCGGACGGCGCGGCGCTGGTCGCCGAGCTGACCGAACTCACCGCGCGCACGGGGCGCATCTACGAGGAGCTGATCGGCCGCAGCGACCCCGCGCCGGCCCCCGTCGCGATGCCGGTCAGCGCGCTGGCGCACAATCTCGCCGAATGGGGCTTCCCCGAGCCGGACACCCTCGCCGAGCGGATCGAGACCTGGCGCGACGGACGCCACGCCGCGATCCGATCCCCCCAAGCGGTGGAGGCCTGGGACCGGCTCGCCCCCGCCCTGCTCGAAGCCATCGCGAAAAGCGACGATCCGATGCGCGCGATCACCCGCTGGGAGCGGATCATCGAGAGCGTGCCGTCCGCGATCACCACCTTCCGCCTGCTCGACGCGCGACCCGATCTCACCCGCCGGCTGGTCGCCGCCCTCACCCTCGCGCCCGTCCTGTCGGACGAGCTGGCGCGGAAGCCGGAACTGCTCGACACCCTGATCGACAAGGACGCGCTCGAACTGCCGGGCGAGGTGCCCGCGATCATGGCGCGCATGAAGGGCGCGGCGGTGCGCGACGATTACGAGGCGCTGCTCGACGCGATCCGGGTGGTGACGGGCGAGATCCGCTTCGCGCTCGGCATCCAGCTGATCGAGGGGCTGGCCGATCCGCTCGCCATCGCCCGCGCCCTGTCGCGCACCGCCGAGGCGGCGCTGCGGCTGGCGACATCGGGAACCGTCGTGGAGTTCGGGATCAAGCACGGGCGCATTCCCGGGAGCGAGCTGCTGATCCTCGGCCTCGGACGGCTGGGCGGCGGGGCGCTGACCCACGCCTCGGACCTCGACATCGTCTACCTCTTCACCGGCGACTTTTCCGCCCAGTCCGACGGGCCGCGCCCGCTTGGCGGGACGATCTACTACAACCGCCTCGCCAGCCGGGTCAGTGCGGCGCTTTCGGTGCCGACCGCGCAGGGCGCGCTCTACGAGGTCGACACAAGGCTGCGCCCGCAGGGCAACCAGGGCCCGCTGGCGGTGAGCTGCGAGGCTTTCGGCAAGTACCAGCGCGAGGCGGCATGGACGTGGGAGCACATGGCACTCGCCCGCGCGCGGGTGCTCTATGGCTCCGACGCCGCGCGGGCCGAGCTCGAGGCGGTGCTCGCCGAGGTGCTCCATGCCCCGCGCGACATGGTGGCGCTGCGCGAGGCGGTGCTGGGAATGCGCGCCGAGATGGCGAAGCACAAGCAGCCCGGCGGCCCGGTGGACGCGAAGCTGACGCGCGGGGGCCTCGTCGATATCGAGTTCCTCGTCCACTACCTGCAGTTGAAGGGCGAGACCGCCGATGGCCGCCCCCTGGCCGAAACCTGTGCGCAGGCGCTTTCGCCCGATCTCGAACAGGCCCTCGCAGGCCTCGCGGCGGCGGGGCTGCTGCCGGCCGACCTTGCCGGACCCCATGCGCTGATGAGCCGGATGCTGGTTGCCGGACGCCTGCTCGCTCCCGACGGGCGCGAACCCCCGCCGTCAGGTGCGCGCGCGCTGGCGCGGGCCTGCGGGTGCGATTCCTATGCCGATCTCGAGGAGGCCTTCGCACGTGCGCGCCTCAGGGTCGCCGAAGTGTGGAAACAAATCTTCGGCACGGACATTCTCGCAAGCGAACAGGAGAACCCCGCATGA
- a CDS encoding peroxiredoxin, with translation MSNFPGVGDAIPDIAMETPEGGSVKPSDFAGSKLVIFFYPKDDTPGCTTENKDFSALKDQFEAAGTKLLGVSKDPAKKHAKFIAKHGLTAPLASDAEEGGLSDALGVWAEKQMYGKTYMGMVRATYLVDAQGKIARIWDKVKVAGHAEEVLAAARAL, from the coding sequence ATGAGCAACTTCCCCGGCGTCGGCGACGCCATTCCCGATATCGCGATGGAAACCCCCGAGGGCGGCAGCGTGAAGCCGTCGGACTTCGCGGGATCGAAGCTGGTGATCTTCTTCTATCCCAAGGACGACACCCCGGGCTGCACCACCGAGAACAAGGATTTCTCCGCGCTGAAGGACCAGTTCGAGGCGGCGGGGACGAAGCTGCTCGGCGTCAGCAAGGACCCGGCCAAGAAGCACGCCAAGTTCATCGCCAAGCACGGCCTCACCGCGCCGCTCGCGAGTGATGCCGAGGAGGGCGGCCTTTCCGACGCGCTCGGCGTGTGGGCGGAAAAGCAGATGTACGGCAAGACCTACATGGGCATGGTCCGCGCGACCTATCTGGTGGACGCACAAGGCAAGATCGCGCGCATCTGGGACAAGGTGAAGGTCGCGGGCCACGCCGAGGAAGTGCTGGCGGCCGCCAGGGCCCTCTGA